A DNA window from Hevea brasiliensis isolate MT/VB/25A 57/8 chromosome 2, ASM3005281v1, whole genome shotgun sequence contains the following coding sequences:
- the LOC131177892 gene encoding uncharacterized protein LOC131177892 has protein sequence MEVEENLERDLHALRRLYGLLQTTGEVTLMMDEEMRLLLKNLLDAARDHLLHTQTQIIASTQSHSMQPKEDLTNFQRSISPNIFTASTTARKLEEQSLAENSPYPSSTQAVSEQSGLGISSRKRQNREKVCRVCQRTNLKRKNSTNTCIDEHGVIGQAIELSQQLLEQKDKGLRPETGNEKQRQKGKWEMQKFTTPGSCSSSYEGIQRDKNPGQTAGDFPKQVANSIKFIESSISTLHLSPSCVNPIKITSPVMQSNGGAITSGFNHNGETSKKNWRLGQKGKLQTMGATETCKQVLMSNSNAKVDQVAETSCPGHSQNVKYILPLERVMPLSNTAASQDNESKRYQYVHGLRIPLSEDGPQSQIVKMRKKLSRQIIQDNPLHDSMTHVKEGIGNLVKSGPSMQPMLEGSTAHSSNKNLAQLLMKPTLLDYESPPLQSGDRQMNEKREITKRPCVGLQKQKTFPHEQESDQSAMSSSTSSCSWISPPETETGTISSNKSRRLKNVPLESSIEESNSSSYESSASYKDVDVGPPQRAGPCKMNRSNSGKAIGRLRRFKHKLGLIFHHHHHHHHHHHHQEIDTDSDDSYSNRKGKAHSGSMWKHLNKIFHHKHKQRVYEKKAVGKLRKSAFSKNQAGQFQALVRGTMRHVKHSKKSKLSKGAIRHGHDKHWWEMFQRGRGVKLTNARRARLQFISKKPQLRAPKKMT, from the exons ATGGAAGTGGAAGAAAACTTAGAGAGGGATCTGCATGCCTTGAGAAGATTATACGGCCTCCTTCAGACCACCGGAGAAGTAACTCTAATG ATGGACGAGGAAATGAGACTTCTGTTGAAGAATCTGCTAGACGCTGCAAGAGACCACTTATTGCACACTCAAACccag ATCATAGCTTCAACACAATCGCATTCCATGCAGCCCAAAGAGGACTTGACAAATTTCCAACGAAGTATATCACCAAATATATTCACGGCATCTACCACTGCTAGGAAATTAGAAGAGCAATCACTCGCCGAGAATTCGCCTTACCCTTCTTCTACGCAGGCTGTTTCAGAGCAATCTGGACTTGGTATATCCTCACGTAAACGTCAAAACAGGGAGAAAGTCTGCCGAGTTTGTCAGCGAACGAATCTCAAGCGGAAAAACTCAACTAACACGTGCATAGATGAACATGGGGTGATTGGACAGGCTATAGAATTGTCCCAGCAATTGTTGGAGCAGAAGGACAAGGGTCTAAGACCAGAGACGGGTAATGAAAAGCAAAGACAGAAAGGAAAGTGGGAAATGCAAAAATTTACAACTCCAGGCAGTTGTTCCAGTTCTTATGAGGGGATTCAGAGAGATAAGAATCCAGGGCAAACAGCAGGTGATTTCCCTAAACAAGTGGCTAACTCAATCAAATTTATTGAATCTAGCATTTCGACGTTGCACCTTTCTCCTAGTTGTGTGAATCCAATAAAAATTACTAGTCCTGTAATGCAATCAAATGGTGGAGCAATTACGAGTGGATTCAATCATAATGGTGAGACTAGTAAAAAGAATTGGAGGCTTGGGCAGAAGGGAAAGCTTCAAACTATGGGGGCTACTGAAACTTGCAAACAGGTTCTAATGAGTAACAGCAATGCCAAGGTTGACCAAGTGGCTGAGACATCTTGCCCAGGCCACAGTCAGAACGTGAAGTACATTTTGCCATTGGAAAGAGTCATGCCACTGAGTAATACTGCGGCAAGTCAAGATAATGAGTCTAAGAGATATCAGTATGTTCATGGGTTACGGATCCCTCTTAGTGAGGATGGCCCCCAAAGCCAAATTGTGAAGATGAGGAAGAAGCTATCCAGACAGATAATCCAAGACAATCCCCTTCATGATTCAATGACTCATGTAAAGGAAGGCATTGGCAACTTGGTGAAATCCGGACCATCTATGCAACCTATGCTAGAGGGTTCCACAGCACACAGCAGTAATAAAAACCTGGCTCAACTGCTTATGAAACCAACGTTGCTGGATTATGAGTCTCCGCCTTTGCAAAGTGGCGATCGCCAGATGAACGAAAAGAGAGAGATCACCAAGAGGCCATGTGTGGGTCTGCAGAAGCAAAAGACATTTCCACATGAACAAGAATCAGACCAGTCTGCTATGTCTAGCTCTACCTCTTCCTGCAGCTGGATTAGTCCGCCGGAGACCGAAACAGGCACCATCAGCAGTAACAAGTCAAGGAGGCTTAAAAATGTGCCACTTGAAAGTAGTATAGAGGAGAGTAACtcttcttcttatgaaagctcagCAAGTTACAAGGACGTAGATGTAGGTCCTCCACAAAGGGCTGGTCCTTGCAAAATGAACAGATCAAATTCTGGCAAAGCAATTGGACGGTTGAGGAGGTTCAAGCACAAATTAGGACTCATAtttcatcaccatcatcatcaccatcaccaccaccatcATCAAGAAATTGACACTGACAGTGATGATAGTTATAGTAATCGCAAAGGGAAGGCACACTCCGGGTCAATGTGGAAGCACCTAAACAAAATTTTTCACCACAAACACAAACAGAGGGTTTATGAGAAAAAAGCGGTTGGGAAATTGAGAAAATCAGCATTCAGTAAGAATCAGGCTGGACAATTTCAGGCACTTGTGCGAGGGACGATGAGGCATGTTAAGCATTCAAAGAAGTCAAAGCTGTCCAAGGGCGCAATTAGGCATGGTCATGATAAGCATTGGTGGGAAATGTTTCAGCGCGGCCGTGGGGTTAAGCTGACCAATGCGAGGCGTGCCAGGCTTCAATTTATTAGCAAGAAACCACAGCTAAGAGCGCCTAAGAAAATGACTTAG